A genomic segment from Synchiropus splendidus isolate RoL2022-P1 chromosome 18, RoL_Sspl_1.0, whole genome shotgun sequence encodes:
- the mrgbp gene encoding MRG/MORF4L-binding protein, which translates to MGEADVMLSQSDEKPPDTAVVPGEDSVVWSHEVEVCLFHAMIGHKPVGVNRHFHMICIRDKFSQNIGRQVSSSVIWDHLGTMYDMQALHESEILPFPNNEKSFFLPDDIIQEVKEGKVGSEDDTKEEFKMEREPPATQEEGSNSSVKMSERISNSREKEREREREKEKGGSEGGAAAGGGAKEAEKRKRSRAADKLLSSSNPASPGGAKRRRT; encoded by the exons ATGGGAGAGGCAGATGTGATGCTCAGCCAGTCCGACGAGAAGCCTCCGGACACGGCTGTGGTTCCAGGGGAGGACTCGGTGGTCTGGAGCCACGAAGTGGAGGTCTGTCTGTTTCACGCGATGATCGGACACAAGCCCGTCG GAGTCAACCGTCATTTCCACATGATCTGCATCAGAGACAAGTTCAGTCAAAACATCGGGCGCCAGGTCTCCTCCTCCGTCATTTGGGACCATCTGGGAACCATGTACGACATGCAGGCGCTG CATGAGTCAGAAATTCTTCCGTTCCCAAACAACGAGAAAAGCTTCTTCTTGCCTGATGACATCATTCAGGAGGTGAAAGAAG GGAAGGTGGGGTCTGAGGATGACACCAAAGAGGAGTTCAAGATGGAGAGGGAACCTCCTGCAACACAAGAAGAAG GCAGCAACTCATCCGTGAAGATGTCTGAGCGAATCAGCAACAGCcgtgagaaggagagagagagggaacgTGAGAAGGAGAAAGGGGGAAGCGAGGGAGGCGCGGCGGCCGGAGGCGGCGCCAAGGAGGCcgagaagagaaagaggagtcGAGCTGCTGATAAGCTACTGTCATCCTCCAACCCTGCAAGTCCTGGAGGAGCCAAAAGGAGGCGCACCTGA